The DNA sequence ATAGAACGAAAAACTTTACAACAGCACAATCATGAAGAATTTCTAACTTTTATATATCTTAATCCACAACCAGCTCCAATCCTTCCGGCAAAACGACCTGATATAAGTTCTTATTGTTCTCAAATAATTCCTGTGGACCGACACCAAAATACATGAATACAGATTCAAAGGTATCTCCTTTTTTCACTGTATAATGCATCTTTCCATCTCCGGATCCTTCCTGTTCTATCGGAATACAGATTTCTTCCCCTTCCTGCATATTATAGACATTTACATACGGATTTGCAGTTATGATGTCACAGAGATTACATTTGTAGTGTTTTGAAAGCTTATATAATGTATCCCCTTTTTCTACTACATGGATCACTCCATTGCAATG is a window from the Lachnospiraceae bacterium GAM79 genome containing:
- a CDS encoding LysM peptidoglycan-binding domain-containing protein; the encoded protein is MENYDHCNGVIHVVEKGDTLYKLSKHYKCNLCDIITANPYVNVYNMQEGEEICIPIEQEGSGDGKMHYTVKKGDTFESVFMYFGVGPQELFENNKNLYQVVLPEGLELVVD